The genomic region CACGAACATCACCCCGAGAACGAGGGAGATGCCGACGAGGGTGAGAAAAATGGGGGTATTGAGCGGGTTGAGGCACAGATAGACACTCAACGCCAGGAAACCGCCGAACAGGGTCGCGTTAAACGGTTGTTGCAAGGGGAAGACGATCGGGGAGCCACTGACGAGTCCTTGCAGTTTGGCGAAGGCGACTAAGGATCCGGTGAAGGTGACACCGCCAATGAGGACGCCGAGGAGGACGACGAGGGTGGTGTCGATGCCGGGGCTTTCCAGGCTGCCGAAATAGCGCCAGAATTCGCCGACGGCGACTAAGGCGGAGGCGGCACCTCCCAAGCCGTTGAAGAGGCCGACCATTTGCGGCATGGCGGTCATTTCGACTTTTTGGGCGGCTACGGCGCCGATCCCCGAACCGATGGCGATGCCGAGGAAAATCATCGGGTAGTTGAGGACTTTGGCATCGAGCAGGGTGGCGACGATCGCCAAGAGCATCGCCGCCGAGGCGATCGTGTTACCGGATCGCGCCGTCGCCGGAGAACTGAGTTTTTTCAGACCGACGAAGAATAAGGAAGCGGCCACCAAGTAGCTCAACTGAATGCCCGTTGGGATCAGGTCGCTCATGCTTTCACCTCTTTCTTTTTGAACATTTGCAACATGCGATCGGTCACCAAAAAGCCACCGACGACGTTAATCGTGGCGAAGACGACGGCAATTAAGCCGAGAATGACGGTGACGTTCCAATCTTTATCGCCTGCGACGATCAAAGCGCCGAGAATGGCAATTCCTGAAATGGCATTGGCGCCGGACATTAAAGGGGTGTGCAAGGTGGGCGGAACTTTAGTAATGACCTCGAACCCGGCAAAGGTGGCCAGGACGAAGATAAATAAGGCAGAAATCAAGGCTTCTGTCATTTCACTCAATTCTCCTGTGGACGAGGGGGAGGCGTATCGCCGGAGGCGATCGTCGGATCCCCTCAAAACTTCATTGAGGCAACAACAAACGTTCGATCTAGCAACTCACGCGATCGAGGGCCTCGCGCACTCGGGCATTGCGAATTTCACCGCCCGTGGTGACGCAGGTGTTATCGATGATGTCGTCTTCAAAATTCAAGTTGACTTCGGTCTTGTCGATCAAAATCTGCAAGAAGGTCAAAATATTTTTGGCGTACATTTGGCTGGCATGGACGGGCATCGACGAGGGCAAGTTGATCGGCCCGAGGATGGTCACGCCATTGACTACTACATCTTTCCCGGCTTCGGTGCAGGCGCAGTTGCCGCCTTGTTCCGCAGCTAAATCGACGATGACCGCACCGGGTTTCATGCGGGCGACCATTTCTTCGGTCACCAGTAAGGGGGCTTTTTTCCCGGGCACTTGGGCGGTGGTCACCACCACGTCGGCCCCGGCGACGGTTTCGGCGACCAGTTCTTGAGTGCGTTTTTTCGATTCTTCCGAAATTTCTTTGGCGTAGCCCCCTTCGGCGACGGTGTCTTCGTCGAGTTTGATTTCGACGAATTTCGCCCCGAGGCTTTGCACTTCTTCTTTGACGGCGGGACGGATGTCAAAGGCTTCGACGACGGCGCCCAGACGGCGGGCGGTGGCGATCGCCTGCAAGCCTGCCACGCCAGCGCCCATGACGAAAACTTTCGCCGGACGAATGGTTCCGGCGGCGGTGGTCAACATCGGGAAGAATTTCGGCGCGGTGGCGGCGGCGAGTAAGACTGCTTTGTACCCGGCGACGGCAGCTTGGGAGGAAAGCACGTCCATACTCTGGGCCCGACTGGTACGCGGGATGGTCTCCATCGCAAAGGCGGTGACCCGGCGATCGGCTAATTTTTGAATGGTTTCCGGCTTCCCTAACGGGTTGAGCAAGCTGATGACGATGCTCCCTTCGTTGAGGAGGGAGATTTCTTCGTCTTTCGGAGGAGCCACCTTGACGACGATCCCGGCTTCGCCCCACAATTTGGCCTTGTCATCATATATGGTTGCCCCAGCTTTTTCGTAAGCTGCGTCGGAGAAGAAGGATTTCTCTCCCGCCCCAGCTTCGACGCCCACTTCGAGTCCTTGTTTGACTAATCGAGCCACGAGATCGGGGATTAAACCTACCCGGCGCTCGCCGACTTCGATTTCTTTTGCTAGCGCAATTTTCATTCGACTTTCCTCTTGCATGATAACTACGACGACCCATCGGCACTCGACGAGGCGCGATCGCTTGCGATGACGCGAACTCGCTTTGATTTTTGATGGAAAAGGAGGATCGTTAAACCCTCAAAGGTTGAAAGGGGACGACCGTCGGCTCCTTCGTTGTTCTGTGCCGCGATCGCATCGAAACCTCGATTGTCTGGCTCGTTGAAGTGCTACCCTTTGCATCCTAGTCGATCCCAAAACTGCTGTTTAGATTTTTACCTTGTCTTAAGAAGTGACGAAGTGTCAAAAATCACCAATTTTGCCGTTTAAGCGCTCCATACTGCCTTAATTTCCACGATTCGGTCTTACGGATGTTCCTCAACTCCGACTTTTCCTTCCTTTAAAGTCTGCGGGCTTCTGTTTCCCTCCGCGATCGAAATAGTAGCGCCTTTTTTTTTACCGGGTGACCCTTTTCCCCCCATTTCTTCTTAGATTTTAAAATTAATTTAGATAAGTTTATGAAGCTGCCTCTCCTGCCCTCCTTTGACTGACTCTCATTGACGGATACGACGGTTACAAATTGCTAAAAAAATACGGTAATTTTGACAAATTGTTCCCAAAAATTTCAAGTTTTCTTGACCTTTTCAATGGGGATCGCTCGAAAATCTTGGAAAATCTTGTCTGAAGGAATAGGGAGAAAGAAATGAGAACGTTTGAGGAGAAAAAGGCGCTATCCCCAGCAGCGAGCGGGCGATCGCCGAGATCGCGATCCGCCAAACGAGAAGCCTCCAAACTCTTGAAAATTCCCGGTTTGCGCGGGGGTTTTTCGCCGCAACTCGGAAATTTATTACAAAATCTAACAAGCTTCTCAGACGCAATATATCATTACACTTGCGATCGCCTCTGAATTTTAAGCTCAACTTTAAGATTGCACCTCAGATCGCCCCTAGAGCATCGGCGGTGTTTTCAACCCGCGCAAGCTTTGTTGGCGTCGGTTCGCGTCGAGTCCCTTGCATTGCACCAACACCCCAAAACCGCCCAAACCCAACGGATCGATCGCCCGATGCAAAACTTCCCGACGTTGCAGAACCGTAGAAATATCCAAATTTTCACCCCGGGACAGGGCCGCGAGGCGATCGCCCCATCCCAACGCCATCAAAAATAATCCCTGTTGAGTCCGTCCGAGGGTTTCCAACCCCCGCGCTTGGCCTCGTTGTTCTAACGTAGTGAAATCGACGTGCGCGGTTATATCCTGTTGTCCTACATACAGATAAGGATTATCGTGATAGTTGTGGCGATAATAACACTGTAACGTCCCGCGATCGCGCGCCGGGGCGTAGTAACGAGACGCCGGATAGCCGTAATCCACCGTCAAAACATAACCGCAGTGCAGTTTAGCCGCCACTCCATCGATCCAATCCACGGCGGCGAGATTGACTTCCGTGCGATATCCCTCCGGGTAATGGCTCTCACTCCAGTCGATCCCGAGGCGATCGAAATAATCGGCGATCGCCTCCGTAGATAGATCCCCGCTCACTTCCGCAAAACCCTCCCCATCGACGGTCACGTAAATTTCGCGCAGTTGTCCCCCCTCGAAGACCACTTGATGCACCGGGAACGCATCGACTAACTCATTAGAAAACAAACAACCAATAATACTCTCCTCGCCGACCTCTTCCCAGGTACACCAGCGCAATTTCACCCCCATTTTCGCTGCCAAAGGATTCAACCGCCCTTGCTGAAACCCCCGCATTGCCGGGGATTTTTCCACGATCGCGTAATCTAGCACCTCCAAGCAATCCCGGTGGTTTTCGCGCAAGTATTGCAAAACATCGCCGCAAATCAATCCCTGACCCGCCCCCATTTCCACCAAATGAAACGGCGAGGGACGGCCCAAAATCTCCCACATTTCGACAAACTGCACCGCCAGAGTTTCGCCAAAATCGCAACTCAAATGAGGGGAGGTAATAAAGTCCCCCGCCCCACCAATTTTGCTCCACTCGGAAGCATAGTAGCCGTAGGGTTCGTGGTAGAGGGCGAGATCCATATATTCGGCGAAGGTAATACGCCGTTCGGGTCGCGATTCAATGATTTCGGCGAGGGTTTGAAAGAGTTTGGGATTGGAGTGCATGAAGGCAATCGGGAATAGGAAATTAGTAAACGTCTGTAGGGTCTTCCAGATGTCCGCTTTTGCAAAGCTGAAGACTGTAGCCTGACCGTCTTGAATCTAAAATCTAAAATCTAAAATCCCCAAAAAAACGGGTATCTTTTAATTTTCGATACCCGTTTTTTTGGGGATAAAAAGGGACTAGCGATCGACCGAACCCATAATGATATCGATACTGCCGAGAATGGCAACGATATCGGCGACCTTTTCGCCGCGTACTAATTGCGGGAAGACTTGCAAGTTATTGAAATCTGCCGCGCGGATTTTCCAGCGCCAGGGGAAGACATTATCGTCGCCGATAATGTAGATGCCCAACTCGCCTTTACCGCTTTCGATGCGGACGTAATGTTCGCCCGAGGGGATTTTGAACGTCGGCGGGATTTTCTTGGCGATGAACTGATAGTCAAAATCGTTCCATTTCGACTTGGGGCCTTCAAACATGCGTTTGGCTTCCAAGTTCTCGTAAGGGCCGCCGGGTAAGCCTTTGAGAGCTTGACGGATAATTTTGACCGATTCGCGCATTTCGCGGATGCGAACCAGATAGCGGGCCAAACAGTCGCCGTCAGTTTCCCACTGGACGTCCCAATCGAAATCGTCGTAACACTCGTAGTGGTCAACTTTGCGCAAGTCCCATTTGACGCCGGAGGCGCGCAGCATCGGACCGGACAGGCCCCAGTTGATAGCTTCCTCGCGAGAGATGACGCCGATGCCTTGAATGCGGCGGCGGAAAATGGGGTTGTTGGTGATCAGGGTTTCGTATTCGTCTACTTTGGGATCGAAGTAGTCGCAGAAGTCCTCGCATTTATCGACCCAACCGTAGGGTAAATCGGCGGCGACCCCTCCGATGCGGAAGTAGTTATTATTGATCAGGCGCATTCCGGAGGCGGCTTCCCAGAGGTCGTAAATCATCTCCCGTTCGCGGAAGATGTAGAAGAAGGGCGTTTGGGCGCCGACGTCGGCGAGGAACGGTCCGAGCCAGAGCAGGTGGTTGGCGATGCGGTTGAGTTCGAGCATGATGACTCGAATGTAGCTGGCGCGCCGGGGGACTTCGATCCCTGCGAGTTTTTCGGGAGCGTTGACGGTAACCGCTTCGTTGAACATCCCTGCCGCGTAATCCCATCGGCTCACGTAGGGGACGAACATGGTATTGGTGCGGTTTTCGGCAATTTTTTCCATGCCGCGATGGAGGTATCCGAGGACGGGTTCGCAATCGACGACATCCTCGCCGTCGAGGGTGACGACCAGACGCAACACCCCGTGCATGGAGGGATGGTGGGGACCCATGTTGATTACCATGGGTTCGGTGCGAGTTTCGATTCTTGTTACCATAGTCGAGTTTTTCCCCTTGAGACCGTTTTGGGTTACCGTACCGGATGGGCGGGCGATCGCGCTGGGAGTGGAGAACGGCGAGTGCAGTTCGAGGCCAGTCGCGAACCGATCGCTCCGGGACGGTAGAGTTATGTCTGAATGTTTATTTTTGTTTCGTCCATCTAATTATAGGGAGATCTAGGTTGCCAAACACTGAGAAGTCGGTGGGAAATGAAAGATTGACCGAGGAGTTCGTCCACATTCCGGTGTTGAGTGAGGAGGCGATCGCCGGATTGGCGGTGCGTGCGGGGGGTCACTATTTAGATGCGACAGTTGGGGGAGCGGGTCACGCGCGGCTGATTTTAGAAGCGGCGCCGGACTTGTGCCTGACGGCGATCGATCGCGACGAGTTGGCGATTCGGGTAGCGAGGGAACGCCTGGCGTCGTTTGGGGAGCGGGTGACTTTTTGGCAGGGTAATTTTGCGCAGTACGAGCCGGGAGAGCAACAATTTGATGGTATTATTGCAGACCTGGGGGTTAGTTCTGCTCAGTTAGATCTTTCAGAACGGGGCTTTAGTTTTCGTGAAGAAGCTCGCTTAGACATGCGTATGGATGCTCGCCAATCACTGACGGCGGAAGAAATCGTCAATCACTGGGACGAGACAGAACTAGCAGATATCTTTTATAAATATGGAGAAGAAAGGTTTTCCAGGCGGATTGCCCGGCAGATCGGGCGATCGCGGCCCTTGCGAACGACAACCGAATTGGCGGAGGCGATCGCGCGCAGCGTCCCCGGACGGTATCGTCACGGGAGGATCCACCCGGCGACGCGAGTGTTTCAAGCCTTGCGGATCGCCGTCAATCAAGAGTTAGCCAGCTTGGAAACGTTTTTGGCGCGAGTGGCCGACTGGCTCAAGCCCGAAGGTCGCCTGGCGGTCATCAGCTTTCACAGCTTGGAAGATCGCATCGTCAAACATCGTTTGCGAGAGTCGCCACAGCTTAGGGTGCTCACGAAAAAACCGATAAGACCGAGCGAGCAGGAGAGTCAAAACAACCCTCGTTCTCGCTCGGCAAAGCTGAGAATAGCAGAGCGGGTGACGGCGATCGAGTAGCCGCGCGATCGCGGCCAAGTGCCAGCCGCTCCGACGCTCGTCACTCCATCGAGGCGATCGCCTCGATCCGTTCTAGGGAGCGGGTTTCCTATGATAAGCTCGTTGGAGCGGAATCGGTCCGTTAGCGCCGAGGTGATTTGGGGTACTTTTCAATTGGAACGCCCACCCAAAAGCGTGATTTGTCACGGCTCTACCAACCGACAGACGGCCTCCGTCGAGAGAGTCACCAGTCCGATTGGTGGAATCCCGTATCAATCACCCTTAATCCATTAGCCTGTAAGTGGGGTATTGCATGAGTCGGGGAAAAGGAAGCAAGCTGAAACTGATGGTCGTCGATGACGAAATCGACAACCTAGACTTGCTGTACCGGACGTTTCGGCGGGAATTTGACGTATATAGAGCTGATAGTGCCTTCAGCGCCCTGGAAACGCTGGACAAAAACGGCGAAATGGCCGTGATCATCTCCGACCAGCGTATGCCAGAGATGAACGGCACGGAATTTTTAAGCAAAACTGTAGAACGGTTTCCCGATACGATTCGTATATTACTCACGGGCTACACCGATGTCGAAGATCTGGTGGAGGCCATCAACTCGGGTCAAGTGTTCAAATACATTACGAAACCTTGGAATCCCGAAGAACTCAAAGCCGTCGTCAATCAAGCGTCGGAAACCTATCAAGTTCTCAAGCAACGCACGAACGAACTCAACCGCACCCTCAGAAGAGAATCCCTGTTCAACGGGGTGATGAGTGCCATTCGCGAGTCCCTCGACTATCGCAGCATGTTGCAAACGATCGTCGAAACGGTCGGCGAAAACTTTCAAGCGACAGGCTGTATCGTCCGTCCGGTGGAAGGCGATCGCCTGACCCCCGAAATCTTCTCCTACCAAGACGCGAACGCCTCCAATCCCGTCGAACCCGAGATCCTCGAACCGACGATCGCGGCAGTTCTCGAAACGCGCCAAACCCAGGTGCTTCAGGAAGACAACGGCGGCAACGGCAGCACTCGTCTGGGCGTTCCCCTGATTTACCAGAAAGATTTGCTCGCCGTCATGTCCCTTTACCAAGACGGTCGCGGCAACAATTGGTCCCCCGAAGACATCCAGTTGATCGAATTAGTGGGGGAACAGGCGGCGTTGGCCCTGTCCCAAGCCAAACTCTACCAGCGCTCTCAAGAACAAGCGGAGCAAATGCTCGCCGAACTGGAAGTCGCCCGCCAAATCCAAACCAATCTCCTGCGCCAAAGTTGGCCCGATCTCGACAGCGCTAAAATCCAAGCCTGTTGCTTCCCGGCTCGCGCCGTAGGAGGGGACTTTTTTGAGGTGTACATCCACTCCCAGGGGGACATCTGGTTGGCGGTGGGGGACGTTTCCGGTAAGGGGGTTCCGGCAGCACTGTTTATGGCGAGTGCCATTTCGGTGATGCGTCGGGAACTGGCCCAAGAGGTTTCGCCGATGCCGGAAGACGTGATGAAAAACCTCAACAGTGCTTTATCAGACGATCTCATTAGTAATAATTGCTTTATTACTATGGTGTTGGCCCGTTAT from Oxynema aestuarii AP17 harbors:
- a CDS encoding SpoIIE family protein phosphatase — its product is MSRGKGSKLKLMVVDDEIDNLDLLYRTFRREFDVYRADSAFSALETLDKNGEMAVIISDQRMPEMNGTEFLSKTVERFPDTIRILLTGYTDVEDLVEAINSGQVFKYITKPWNPEELKAVVNQASETYQVLKQRTNELNRTLRRESLFNGVMSAIRESLDYRSMLQTIVETVGENFQATGCIVRPVEGDRLTPEIFSYQDANASNPVEPEILEPTIAAVLETRQTQVLQEDNGGNGSTRLGVPLIYQKDLLAVMSLYQDGRGNNWSPEDIQLIELVGEQAALALSQAKLYQRSQEQAEQMLAELEVARQIQTNLLRQSWPDLDSAKIQACCFPARAVGGDFFEVYIHSQGDIWLAVGDVSGKGVPAALFMASAISVMRRELAQEVSPMPEDVMKNLNSALSDDLISNNCFITMVLARYTPSTRQLAYANAGHIYPLVWSQTALAEKLAVEPNFLKDRGIPVGILPMWKGKAGSLELNPGDVFLLTSDGLTEATITHPDSSLDGVQAGEMIQQEGLWKLIANENVPLDLNDLLARIRDLAHEQEDDQTILSLEVL
- the rsmH gene encoding 16S rRNA (cytosine(1402)-N(4))-methyltransferase RsmH, whose translation is MPNTEKSVGNERLTEEFVHIPVLSEEAIAGLAVRAGGHYLDATVGGAGHARLILEAAPDLCLTAIDRDELAIRVARERLASFGERVTFWQGNFAQYEPGEQQFDGIIADLGVSSAQLDLSERGFSFREEARLDMRMDARQSLTAEEIVNHWDETELADIFYKYGEERFSRRIARQIGRSRPLRTTTELAEAIARSVPGRYRHGRIHPATRVFQALRIAVNQELASLETFLARVADWLKPEGRLAVISFHSLEDRIVKHRLRESPQLRVLTKKPIRPSEQESQNNPRSRSAKLRIAERVTAIE
- a CDS encoding Re/Si-specific NAD(P)(+) transhydrogenase subunit alpha — translated: MKIALAKEIEVGERRVGLIPDLVARLVKQGLEVGVEAGAGEKSFFSDAAYEKAGATIYDDKAKLWGEAGIVVKVAPPKDEEISLLNEGSIVISLLNPLGKPETIQKLADRRVTAFAMETIPRTSRAQSMDVLSSQAAVAGYKAVLLAAATAPKFFPMLTTAAGTIRPAKVFVMGAGVAGLQAIATARRLGAVVEAFDIRPAVKEEVQSLGAKFVEIKLDEDTVAEGGYAKEISEESKKRTQELVAETVAGADVVVTTAQVPGKKAPLLVTEEMVARMKPGAVIVDLAAEQGGNCACTEAGKDVVVNGVTILGPINLPSSMPVHASQMYAKNILTFLQILIDKTEVNLNFEDDIIDNTCVTTGGEIRNARVREALDRVSC
- a CDS encoding NAD(P)H-quinone oxidoreductase subunit H; this encodes MVTRIETRTEPMVINMGPHHPSMHGVLRLVVTLDGEDVVDCEPVLGYLHRGMEKIAENRTNTMFVPYVSRWDYAAGMFNEAVTVNAPEKLAGIEVPRRASYIRVIMLELNRIANHLLWLGPFLADVGAQTPFFYIFREREMIYDLWEAASGMRLINNNYFRIGGVAADLPYGWVDKCEDFCDYFDPKVDEYETLITNNPIFRRRIQGIGVISREEAINWGLSGPMLRASGVKWDLRKVDHYECYDDFDWDVQWETDGDCLARYLVRIREMRESVKIIRQALKGLPGGPYENLEAKRMFEGPKSKWNDFDYQFIAKKIPPTFKIPSGEHYVRIESGKGELGIYIIGDDNVFPWRWKIRAADFNNLQVFPQLVRGEKVADIVAILGSIDIIMGSVDR
- a CDS encoding NAD(P) transhydrogenase subunit alpha, with product MTEALISALFIFVLATFAGFEVITKVPPTLHTPLMSGANAISGIAILGALIVAGDKDWNVTVILGLIAVVFATINVVGGFLVTDRMLQMFKKKEVKA
- a CDS encoding class I SAM-dependent methyltransferase; the protein is MHSNPKLFQTLAEIIESRPERRITFAEYMDLALYHEPYGYYASEWSKIGGAGDFITSPHLSCDFGETLAVQFVEMWEILGRPSPFHLVEMGAGQGLICGDVLQYLRENHRDCLEVLDYAIVEKSPAMRGFQQGRLNPLAAKMGVKLRWCTWEEVGEESIIGCLFSNELVDAFPVHQVVFEGGQLREIYVTVDGEGFAEVSGDLSTEAIADYFDRLGIDWSESHYPEGYRTEVNLAAVDWIDGVAAKLHCGYVLTVDYGYPASRYYAPARDRGTLQCYYRHNYHDNPYLYVGQQDITAHVDFTTLEQRGQARGLETLGRTQQGLFLMALGWGDRLAALSRGENLDISTVLQRREVLHRAIDPLGLGGFGVLVQCKGLDANRRQQSLRGLKTPPML